The window GTATAGGTATAATTTTTGTGAAAAATATATAGCCGAGGTTATCGACTTTTTATAACTAAATCCATCGCTTGCTGGACGACTGTATTCAGCTGTGCCTCGTCACCTTCCGCATTGACGACACAATCCATTAAATTGTTTGTTACAATGACACCGATTGTCCGGTCAACACCGGAACGAATAGCACTGAGCTGTGTAATGACTTCCTTACAATCTTGTTCTTCTTCCATCATACGAAGTACTCCACGAAGCTGCCCTTCAATTCTATTTAAGCGATGAGAAACTTTTGGATCATATTGCAATGTCCTCACCCTTTCTTCAAAAGCGTATTGCTCTTGCTTACATGACTTATAATATACCCCGCAAGGTATAATGTCAACGGCAAAGAATCATTTTTTATTTTCTTTTTATTGCGAGTTGAATTTTCTTTTTAATGAGGACAAAATTAAAAGACCTGCCAGTCTGAAAATTAACGAATGCAGATCTTCTTGTATTCTTCTTCATGATTTGGGCAGTAGGATCCGTAACAACACCGGTGCGGAATCTCATTTGAATGACTCCAACATGATTTCATCCTCCTCACGAATTTCCGCACCATTCGTATAGTTTAATGTCCATACTTCCCGCAGCAGTGCGCGTGTATTGTTCATTTACCAGGTTTCTGTATTCTATAAATAGTCCCATTTTCATTCGACTGTACAGTATAGTTTATATTGAGAATTCTTGTGATATCCTCAATAATCTTTAATCCTAGCCCCTCATGTTTACGATTAACATCAAAACCAATACCATTATCACTTAAAATAACAACATTATTTTCAATGCTCACCTCAAGTTTGGTAGCTTTTGCATGCTTCAATGTATTTTGAAAAATGTTATCAAATATCCTTTGTATCCATAGCTCGCTACTCGTCCATATCAAACCTTTATTTACTGGTTGATATATTAATTCAATATCATGGATACTATACAAATAACTCCACTTTTTAAGCATGGTTTCTACTAAATCATTTAGGTTAACTTCATCATTCAAAATATATGAACTTTCTAACGTATCTGTGTTTTGTATATTAAATTCATTCGTTAAATCAGCAATATATTGTATTTGTTGATAGAGTGAATCTAGTATCGGTGCTGAAAGTGTATATTGACCTTCTAAATAAAATAATTGTAATTTGATAGCTGTTAACGGTGTATTGATGTCGTGCCTTAATTTGTTTAGCAGCTCTTTTTGTATTTCTGCTTGTTGCTTCATTTCCAACTCTCTATACGTTGTTCTTTCGATTAATACATTGACCGACCGGATAAGTTCTCCTATTTCATCATTATTGGTAACCTCTAATGTACTTGGAATCTTTTCATCACTTGCTAAATCGCGAATCGTTGTATTCAATATATTAATTTTATTTAGGAGTGCGTTAATCGATTTCGAAAACAACAAGGCTAATAATAAAAGCGATAGACAGAATACGACTAGCATTGTGGGATAAGCAAAAGATTCATGAAATGGAATACCCTTGTTTTTCGTTTTAAAAACAACTTCATAAATGATTGACATAAAAACACTAATTGCTAGTAATAACAACGGCACACTGATAATGGCTGAGAGTAATAATAGCCGATATTTCTTTTTTAGTTTCATTTCTTCTTATAGGTATTTAATCTATACCCTTCTCCATATATATTTTGAAGTATTTCACCTGAGTTATCATTGATTTTTGTTCTGATTTTTTTCATGTGAACATTCACGATATTTTGATTTCTATCTTCGAGAGGCCATAAATATTCAAAGAAATGATCCTTCGTCAAAATTCTATCCCTATTTTCATATAAATAGAAAAATATCTTTCGTTCAATGGCAGTAAAGGCAACTTCATTATGCAGACTTTCGCTGAACACCCTTCTAAGCTCAGCATCAATAGATAAATGTCTTATTTGTGTAAATGTACCATATTGGTTTTCGAGCATTTTCTTTATTCTTAAAAGAAGTTCTCTAGGATCGAAAGGCTTACTCATATAATCCTCTCCAATTGTCAAACCTTGTAGTTTACTCTCCATATCATTGCGGGCAGATAGAAAAATAATCGGAATATTTAATCCTAGCTTTTTTATTTTCTTGGTCATTTGATAGCCATCATCACCTGGCAACATTACATCCATAATGACTAAATCCATCTTATGAATGATATCAAGCACTTCTTTTCCATCTGATTTCCAACATACATGGTATCCTTCGCGTTGCAAAATTTTTTGCAATAAATCGCCAATCATTACATCGTCTTCAACAACTAAAATATTGTATTCTTTCATCACATAGGCCTTTCATTTTTTTTAATAAATTTGGTAGACAGCTTATAAATCTCTTCTGGCTCGTATAAATAAATGCTGTGCGTACCTTCAATTTTTATAACATCTGCTACATTTAATTGTTCTGCAAATTCTTCATAATCTTTACTTTTTTGCTTTGTATATTTCGAATTTTTATTTTGATCAGCAACCGCATCTAAAAATAAGATAGGTGTTTCCTTTGGTATCGGTAGGTTAACCGATTTTTTGCTATTTTCGTAACTCTGTAAAAGCTCTTGCACCATATCATCATTAAAGGTTTGCTTAAAGGATAGCGCTTTATAGAGTTCTTTTTCATGATCAGTTAAAAAATCTTGCTCGATCACTTCAGGATTAAAAGTAGTAGAAGGAAAAAGTCGATGAACACCAATTTTGGTTAACATATTGATGCCTCTTACGGCTAATGAATCAACTAGGCCCATTTTATGTGTTACATATTGATGCGGTAAACCAATATCCAATGCAATAATACTTTTCACTTCATCTGGATATTTTTGAGCCCAGTAAATTGCTTCCAATCCTGATAACGAGTGTGGCACTAAAACGTACGGGGGGTTATTTCCACTTTGAATGAGTACTTTTCGAGTTTGCTCTAGTATTTTATCAATGTCTCGACCATCGTTAGAAACATCACTATAGCCATATCCTGCTCTTTCAACAACAGCAATCTTATTTTCTTGTGAAAACTTGCTATAAAGGCCCTTCATTTCATAAACAGGCGCAGCAATCCCGGAACCCGACATAAATACATACGTGTCCTTACCATTACCTTCATTATAAACGTTAATATTTTTATTATTTACATTAACGAGGGTTCCCTTACTTTTAATAAGTGTTGCTTCTTTTCCTAACTGATAATTATGATAAATAAAAATCGATACTAACCCAAGCAAGATGGTGGCAATAAACAACACAGCTATTTTCTTTATCACTCTCAATACTTTTTTCATAGACTACTCCTTTCAGTTTATAATAATAAGAATAAAATATAAAAATAAATTTCTAATTAATTTTTATATCTTTACTGAAATTTACAGACTAAAAAAGCATCGATTGTTATATGTATGCAAAAAATGCCGACATTGAAATGGATGTCGCATCTTTGATTTAGATTTCAACGGATTTACTTTACCTACGCTGTACACTTAGTTCGAAATCTATCATAAATGCACCCGTGTACGATACTAGCATTATGCCTAATACGACATAAAAAAAAGATTCCCTATGCAAGATTGATCTCACATAGGATTCCCTCTAGTTCAAACATTTTTAATTCAAATTTATTATCCGCGGCTAATTGTCACAATAGCATTGCCCTTAGAAAGTTCGTTTACACGGTAAGGAAGATGACACCCTACATCTCTTTTGGCGCTTTAATCCCCAACAAACGTAAACTTTCTTCTAAAAGGATCGACACAGTATTCGCTATTTTCAAACGATCTTTTTCCTGCAGATCATTTGTTAAAAATTTCGTGTTGGCGTAATATTTATTGAAACTTCTTGATAAACCTAAGCTAAACTTCGCAATAACAGCTGGGCTTGCTTGTATGAAGGCCGTCTCAATAACTGCTGGAAACGTTCCTAAAAGCTTTATAATTTCCCATGCTTCCTCGTCTAAACGCAAAATCGGCTCGGCATCCAGTTCAAAATGCCCTTTGCTGAGTAGTGTTTGGATTCGTGCATTCGTATATTGCACATAAGGGCCTGTTTCCCCCTCAAATGTCACCATTTTTTCAATTGAAAATTCGATATCATTCATACGATCATTTTTTAGGTCATTAAAAATCACCGCGCCAATACCAATTTCATTTGCTACTTGTGCTTTATTCGGCAACTGTGGATTTTTCACTTCAATATTTTTTGTCACTGCCTCAATCGTTTCGCGTAACACATCTGCAAGCAGTACTACTTTTCCTTTACGTGTCGACATTTTCTTGCCGTCTTTTAACATCATCCCAAATGGTATATGCTCATAATTCGCTGCCCAAGTATGGCCCATTTTTTGTAACACTGCAAATAATTGCTTGAAATGAAGTGATTGTTCATTGCCTACTACATAATATACTTTTGCAGGTTGATACGTGTTGTAACGATAAATCGCAGCCGCTAAATCACGTGTCGCATACAATGTTGCACCATCCTTTTTCATAATTAAAGAAGGTGGCATACCCTCCAACTTAACAACCATCGCGCCATCAGATTGTTCGAGCAAAGCCTTCGCTGTTAATTCCTCAACGACAGGCTGCATTTTATCATTATAGAATGCCTCTCCATTATAAGAATCAAAGTGTACACCGAGCATCGAATAAATCGCATTAAATTCACTTAAAGATGCATCTCGGAACCACTTCCACAATGCCGTTGCTTCTTCATTTCCATCTTCTAGTGCCTTAAATGCCTGTCGCGCTTGATCATTTAGCGCGTCATCTTGCTCTGCTTCATCATGGAATTTTACATAAATTTTCAGTAATTCAGTAATTGGATTTTGTTCGATTGCTTCTTTATTGCCCCATAATTTATACGCAACAATCAACTTTCCAAATTGCGTGCCCCAGTCTCCTAAATGATTGATACGATTCGCTTCATAGCCCTGCTTCTCCGCGATATTCGCAAGTGCATGACCAATCACTGTTGAACGCAAATGGCCCATTGAGAATGGCTTGGCAATATTCGGCGACGAAAAATCTATCGCCACTTTTTGGCCATTTTTTTCTTTCGTGCCATAACGACTTTGTTGCACTAGCACTTGTGTTACAATGTCCTGCGCGATTTGTAATTGATTGTAAAATACATTGATATAGGCATTTTCCACACGTACTTCTTGAATAAATGTCCCATGGATTTTTATAGCTAATTCGCTTGCAATGGTATGCGGTGATTTTTTATATTTTTTCGCTAAAATAAAACAAGGAAATGCCACATCGCCTAACTGAGCATGCTTCGGTGTTTCGAGTAACGCTTCCACTTCTTCAATCGTCAAGCTGTCTTGTAGTGCAGTTGCGATAACCTGTGCTAATTTTGTCTTCATGTCATTTTCCTCCCCAAAATAAAAAAGCTCCCCGTCTCTAAATAAAAGAGACGAGAAGCTTGGATTCCCGTGGTACCACTCTAGTTGCCACAAAAGTGACCGCTTTCTGTTATTAACGAGGTGACTTCCCCGATTTTCTCTACTTTATTTCAAGAAATTTCTCCAAAGTGCGTTTCGTCCATCTTTTCAGTATTAGGCTCACACCAACCCTAACTCGCTTGACATCCCAGATAGATTACTTTTCTTTTTCATCGAATTTATTAGATTAAATTAGAATTCATTTTACATAAGTGGATTTTAAAAAGCAAGTGGATTTTGAAATTTCCGTCTCTTTTTCAAATTATATACTTGCCTAAGAACCATAGTTGTTGAATTGTGTAGCGGGGTTTTATATGGAAAATATACAGTTATTCCCCTAACGGCACTTCCACCTTTAACTCCCCTTTTAAATAATTCGGGAAACTATTGACCATTATCTTAACCGGATTTATCATTACTCCTTCATTTGCTTCAAATTGAGAACCAACTTCGTATAGATTGTCGGATTCACTACGCCAACTCGAACGCTCAAATACAGCTTTGCCTTCAGCATCTACGCCTTGGCTAAAGAAAGTTGTCTGTTTATTAACATCACGAATCAGATAGAAAAACGTATTTCTATTTTTAAATTGAATCGTAAAATCAAGTATTTCAGGTTGATACAGCACTTGTTGTTTGTCAAAATCAACCGTAATGAAATCCTCGCCTTTTGGCAATGCCTCTATTTCAGGAATAACAAGCGTCAAATTTTTAGGCTCACGGAAATAATTACTTTGCATAAAAAGAGTGACCACTCCGTCTCGAATTCCACCGAACCCTATTGTACCATTTTGAATCTTTCCCCAATCCTCGCCTTTTTCATCAATCAGCTTCATTTCGTTAAATTGTAAAATTTGCATCGTATTATTCGGATCTATGGCAATTTTAATCCCGGCACGCAACGGCGATATCTCTAGGCTTTTTACTTCGATTGTTTGCCCATCCACCATTACTTTTTCATCCACTACATAATGTTTCGTTTTAACAATTTCTTTTTTTAATGTAAATGGAATACTAAAAGTCATTTCCTGCCCTTTTTGCAATTTAAAGTTTAGTTCAAAATTTCGATTTGAATAATCTATTGGCTCTGTTGCGGTCACATTAATTGTATTTTCGATTTCATATATAGGCTCATAATGTGCAGTCCAGCCATAGCCAACACCCGCCTCGATCGGATTACCACCGTGCATTAGTTCCAGTTCTAAATGGTCTAATGTTAGTCCTTGTAAATCATTTGGTGATGCGATTTTGTAAGAGAGCAGCATGCCGGTTTCATCCGCAATGACACCAAGTAACGTAAAAGTCAGTTCATTTTGGGTTTCACTCATTAAGATTTCCTCGTAGTAGTCATTCGCGACAATATCCTCTAAACCTTTGTCAAACGCTATCAATTCGATGATTGGCGACAAACCAGGAATTTTGGACACCGCATTTGCAAAGGCTGGTGATACACGAACAGATGTAACAAAAACAAAGAAGATTGTCACTATAAGAGCCACCGTTTGCCACGTACGACGGATTTTTTTTCGGTGCCGTCGATTTTGTCGTTGGGCATTGATACGCGCTTGCTCTAACGCCTGTTTTGGTACAGAAATTTCATTTAGTTGTTCAGTCAGTTGGTGCATTTTTTCATCGTCCCAGTTCGTCATTCCCATTCACTCCTTTCCCCAACCATGCCACGCAATTTACGCAATGTTTTATGGAGCCTAGATTTCACTGTACCTTCTGGAATATTTTGAACTTCCGCGATTTCACTGTTCTTGTATTGCTCAAAATATTTCAAATGGATGAGTTGCTGCTCCGCTAGTGGAAGTTTCGTAATGATATCGGCTAAATCATTTGCTCGATTTCATTTGTTAATACCAAACGTGATTGCTTTAATTTCATATCAAGGCAAATATTGATCAAGATGCGAATTAACCACGTTTTTAAATAGTTCGGTTCTTTCAACTTATGTATATTTTTTAAGCTGCGGTATGTCATTTCTTGATATGCTTCAATGGCATCATGTTCATTTTTCAAATAGCTATGTGATGTACGATATAATGCACCTTCATAAAGGGAAAGAAGCTGTAGAAATGCCTGTTCATCTCCAGCAATTGCACGCTTTGCTAGCTCGCGTTCGTCTATTTTCTCGCCCCCTTTACTTATTAGACTGATGACAGGAGTAAAACGTTCATATTTTTTTACAGGATTGCTGTCCTGTTATTTCTATAAGAAAATTAAAGATTTTAATAGATAAACCAGAGTGTATACCTGTATATACATCTACCCTTTAATACAACATATGAACTCATTCACTACTACAAAAAGTTTATCACTGCAAGCTTCCTTAATATTTGCTCTGTGTTGCGTCTACGGTTATATAAGTATTGCTATAAAGAAGCATATTAATATTTTTTATATCCCACAATTCCCCAAATTCATTAATAGGAACTTTTCGATTATAGCTATTGTTATCATCATTACAACTCACCAGATGCCTTAATGATTCTGAAAGATAGATATACTCCTTGTCATACCCTACGACAGGGACAAAATGCAAATTATTGTGATTCTTATGTACTTTAATAAAAACAATTACGGGAGTTCCTTTACTAACTTCGTACTTTAATGTATTAATATTTCCTTTATAATAGTTTGTTTTATATCCCTTTTTTCTTAACACCGTACGGATTCCCTTTGGATATACATTGCCTGACCTCGTTTTACTAGGGAAATTAGTATATAACTCTTCACCATCGGCCTCCATTCCAAAATGACGCAGCACATACGCTGTTGAAAATGCTGCACACTCCCTATTTTTTTGTATTTCTATCCTATTATTTCGTTTAATTAGATAGTTAGCCGGATAATTTCTTTTTCGTAAAACAGGTATGGGTAATGTCATTAAATATGCATTAATGATAGTTGATATAATAATCCATAAAATAATTGTTCTAATTATGAACATACTACTTCCCCCATTTCTTTATATCCATATCTAAACAAGATTCTAAGTCCTTCTATCACTAATCTGCTCCGTTAGTTGAATTAGGAAAAATATTATTATGCCTTTTATAAAATACAATCTTCTATTCTAATTTATCAATTAAGTTCGATTTTATTTCCTAATAATTTATACTGCATTTCTTGTTTCTCTAAAATCTTATCTGTTAATTTTTCTAACGTTTTTGTATTAGACCATAAAAAAATCCATCAAATGCTTCTATAATTATCATCATCCTTTACTTTTTACTTCAAATTGATTAGCTAATTCAATGTATTTGTTCAACTAACCTGCCACGTTAGTTCAAGAAGAAAAGGCTATCCTAAAGCAATCCGTTTGTGAAGTATCTATTGTTTAATTTCAGCTAAAATGGATTCAGGAACATCCCTATTTGGATAATTTTAACATATTTAATTTAATTTCACCAATTATTATATTAAATTTAACTGCTGCGTTAGCACAAGAAGCGACTGCTCTAATTGAACAATCGCCTCTGTTACTTGAAGAAGAATTAGATAAAGATTAGGTTTAAATAATCACCGTGCCCTCGTATAAGTTCAACCTCATCCTTTGATGATATCCAAAAATAATGGAACGTTAGTCCTTCTTCATCCCCTCCCCCTGTCGGTTCGTAATCCCACATATCTAAATTACTTGATACATTTATCTTGTAAAAAAACCTATTATGTACAGCACCATCATCATTTTCCCAATAATCTTCTGCAATTAAGTTCTCAACCTCAAAGTTTATTAATCCTGTTTCTTCTTTAACTTCCCTAATTACTGCATTATAAGTATCTTCTTCGGCATTTACTGTACCTTTAGGTATCTGTATCCCTGCTTCAGAAATCGGATGTTGAAAAACTAATACCTGTATTTTTCCATCTTTAATTCTTGTTACATAACCGTAGGCTTTTCTAATCGAATTCAAAGCAATCAATCCTCACTTAGTTTTTCTTTTATCTGATCTTATTCAACTATCCTGCCGCGTTAGTTGAATAAGCAATTTCTCATTTATTACACATTATGGTCGTACTACGAAATTGTTCTTCTTCATGTTCTATTCCCAATAACGCACCTCCGTATTTCGTTGCGTAATTTTCTCCATAAATTTTGCTTCTTTTTATCAAAACTTGTTGGTTAATATAACTTTGTAATTATCAATCCTAGAGATATAATTATAGTAATAATCGGAGGAGGAATAAAAATGAAACAAGCAGCTCTCCATCAATGGCATAAAAAACATAATAAACGAATAGCAGAATTTCATAAAAACCATGAAATTGAAATACAACGTGGTGAAAATGGGAAAGGTTTGTTAGCTAAATGGGAAAGGTTTTTTTATAACAATATCATTTCCCCTCTAAAGAATGTAAAATAATACCTATAGATTGAACTGTCCTTTTGGCACAGTTCATTTTTTTGTTTCGCAATTTGAGTCAAATGCGATATAAAAACTCCCATTTTCTTCTTCAAATAATCTGCTCCGTTTGTTCAATAAGGCACCTGAAGTTGGAGAATGTATTTTTGAGACTCTAGTTCTTCCATTCTTCCCTAACAAAGGCTATTGCACTTTCAATAGTTAAGACATTTTTCTTGAGCCAAATTTCACCCATTTCTCTTACCAACGAGTGAATAAAGCCAATTTTACTAACAATTTTCACATAATCCAGTAATACATTTATCACACAATCATTCAAACCTAACTTTTGTAAATCCTTCACCAGTTCTACATCATCCTGTGAAACAGCACCATTACGATTTTTAAGATAATCAATTGGTGTTGAAGAATTAACCTGTTTTATATACCATTCATCGTAACTCATTCCTGTTTTAGCTATAAACTCTTCTTCTTGTTTTGCATTCCATTCCTCAATTGTTACTCCGTGAATTTCTTTAAATCGTTCTTCAGCAGTCGTGCCATGTATTACTTTGCCACTTACTTTTTTATATCGTTTTTTATTTTTACTCACTCCATTTCACCCCTTTTGAACTTATTTCTACTTCAGCTAAACTGCTTCGTTAGTTGAACAAAAAGCTACCAAAACGAGATTTTGGGACATACTGATTATAAGCAGCCAAAAGAAAACACCTAATTCAATTGTATTGGGTGTTTTGTTACCTGACTTTGATTTGTGAACGTTTATTAGGTTTATTTTGTATGCTTTATAAATCCTGTAGAATTTAAGCACACGTTAGTTGAATCAGAAAAGTAGAGCTTATACAAAAATCGCGACCGATTCTTGTAGAGTTATAACTTAATTTATCTTTTTTGAAAATCCTGTACTTTTACCTACATAACCATTACTTACGTAAAAGTTATGTGCCATTTGACGTTCTTCTCGATTGCCGCTATTTAAAGTTATTGTTTCCGCACCTTGCATGATTGCCCATTCTTCACAGGCTTTTAATAGCTTTGTTCCTATTCCTTGCTTTCGTTGATTTGAACTTACAATAAAAGCAAGTATACGGACATATATACCACTGAATTCAAAAGCAAGTGCCTTACATACCCCTGCAAAACCTAAAACTTGATTATTTTTTACAGCCACTAAAGTTTCATAATCTCCATGTTTTTGTAATAAATCAAATCTCATATTTAAATCTTCTAAAGTTGTTGGATAACCTAATTCACTCAACAGATCGACTAGATATTTATAATCTGAAGGTTGAATGGTTCTAATCTCGATAGTCATTAATTTCACCTTCCATGATACTTAAAGTAATTGACAAATGATGCGGCCCAATAAAGAAATAGATGCAAATCCTTGTTACAGAATCGCGCCCTTTTCTTGAAGACTCGATATCGAGATAATCTGAAAGACATACATTATGATTTTCCGTTTTTGCCTCGTTTGTTGAATAGCAACGGCCATTAAAAGCAACTTTTTATTATATTTACTCATCCATTCTTCTCTCATCATATCTAATCAATCATTAAATAAACTACTTAATAAAAAGCGAATACCACAATGTGAACCGTTTTATTTCTTTCACTTTCTCAACTCACTATATTGCATATGAATTCTGTTTTCTGGTTTTTTGTCTACCGTATATAGCACAACAATGAAGAACCATTCTAAAGGCTTCATTAAGAGATAAATGATGTCTGCGGACCATTTTGAATTTATATGCCTACTTATTGGATAGCCATATCTGTCGTAAAAGTTACGGATGACTTTATGGAAGCTTGGCATATATTGTTCTAGAATGTTCTCGAATGCGTTAGCAATCAGCAGCTGGCGATTCACGGGGATTCTTTGTCCTCTTCTAATGCCAGCTCTGATCGGATTGACCAAGTTTTTATGCCCTTTAGCAGAGACCGTACACAAATAATGCCCGTCACCCTCTACTATCACTGGTTTTGGCGCAGGGATATTCGAATAGTTGAAAGAGCTTGTCTCAAGGAACACCCGGATAAAGCTATCTGGTCGTTGTCCAAACAAGATCAAAATTAATTGGATGATGACCAAAATTGGAAAAAAACATATTGCCCATATTTTTGACATCCTTTGATAGTTATTAGATATTCTGTAGAGAAATAAAATGAATTTATTATTGTCCTCTGCCTCTTTTTCATTCTGGCTATCAAGAAAATTATTCAGAGAATCTTTCAACCTTGCGATATATAAAAATAATAATGATAAAAAGCTAATTTGCAGTAGGAGGACCGTAAGTTCTTCACCATCATGTGAAAAACCTGTATGAGTAAGATAGACAATTGCAAATATGATATTAGATATCATTAATGTACTACATATCACATACACAACCGGCGAAAGTGACCCATCGTTAAGACTTACGACCCAAAAGGAAAACATACCCAATGTCAATAAGACAACAACAGATGCTATATATTCGTTGGAAAGAGAAGCATATCCATCTACCTTTACACCATTTAAATCAAATATATGCAATTGCTCACCAGCATCCACGGCACTACCATTTAGAAAAAAACCAAACATAAATAAACATAAAATTACCATGGAATAATAGCAATCAATTGCTTTAATTTTGACTGACCCACCCTTAACATCATGTGACTTCGTCTTCCTAGTAAAACTCCGAACCATTCTGATAAAGGCATATAAAGGAACTGAAATTGAAATAATTAAAAGTATCATTATCATTATCAACAAACGCAACCTCCTCCCAAGCAATTAAATTTGGAACAATACCCTACTACTAGAATGTACCATAAAAATACATAAAACTATCTATGTGTTTTTATTAAACTAACCTGTCCGTTCAATAACTTCTTACGCCATTATATGGTCCTAAAATGAAAATAAGCACTCGTCCTTGTTACAGGAAAGCGCCCTTTTGTGGAAGATCATAAATACATGTCTTGTTAATCTAATGTCCCCTTTAGTTGAACAAGGATTTGGGGTTAATTTCAAATTTACGTGTCATCATTAGTTTAAGGATTTCTTCCAATAACAACTGTTGCATCTAATTTATCATCTCTAGCTATTTTGGTAATTAGCCCAACATTTGCAAAAATTTCTAAAGTTTGAGTAGCCTGAATTTCACTCGTCTCTATCAATAGATGTCCTCCAGGAATAAGCCAGTGAGAAGCCTTTTCTACAACCTTTCGCTGAAGGTCTAGTCCATCCTTCCCTCCATCAAGCGACACTTTCGGTTCATATAAACGTGCTTCTTGAGGAAGCAGCTTTATTGAATCAGTAGGAACGTAAGGTGCGTTAGCCACTATGATGTTCACTCGACCTCTCAATGAATCAGCTAAAGCATCATATAAGTCACCTTGATAGACGTGACCACCGATCTTAGTTATGTTACGGGAAGTACATCGTACAGCAACGGGGTCAATATCAACGGAGTGTAATAAAATCTTTTTAAGGTCGGTTGCAATTGCAGCGCCAAT is drawn from Solibacillus sp. R5-41 and contains these coding sequences:
- a CDS encoding metal-sensitive transcriptional regulator codes for the protein MQYDPKVSHRLNRIEGQLRGVLRMMEEEQDCKEVITQLSAIRSGVDRTIGVIVTNNLMDCVVNAEGDEAQLNTVVQQAMDLVIKSR
- a CDS encoding HAMP domain-containing sensor histidine kinase, giving the protein MKLKKKYRLLLLSAIISVPLLLLAISVFMSIIYEVVFKTKNKGIPFHESFAYPTMLVVFCLSLLLLALLFSKSINALLNKINILNTTIRDLASDEKIPSTLEVTNNDEIGELIRSVNVLIERTTYRELEMKQQAEIQKELLNKLRHDINTPLTAIKLQLFYLEGQYTLSAPILDSLYQQIQYIADLTNEFNIQNTDTLESSYILNDEVNLNDLVETMLKKWSYLYSIHDIELIYQPVNKGLIWTSSELWIQRIFDNIFQNTLKHAKATKLEVSIENNVVILSDNGIGFDVNRKHEGLGLKIIEDITRILNINYTVQSNENGTIYRIQKPGK
- a CDS encoding response regulator transcription factor codes for the protein MKEYNILVVEDDVMIGDLLQKILQREGYHVCWKSDGKEVLDIIHKMDLVIMDVMLPGDDGYQMTKKIKKLGLNIPIIFLSARNDMESKLQGLTIGEDYMSKPFDPRELLLRIKKMLENQYGTFTQIRHLSIDAELRRVFSESLHNEVAFTAIERKIFFYLYENRDRILTKDHFFEYLWPLEDRNQNIVNVHMKKIRTKINDNSGEILQNIYGEGYRLNTYKKK
- a CDS encoding alpha/beta fold hydrolase, whose amino-acid sequence is MKKVLRVIKKIAVLFIATILLGLVSIFIYHNYQLGKEATLIKSKGTLVNVNNKNINVYNEGNGKDTYVFMSGSGIAAPVYEMKGLYSKFSQENKIAVVERAGYGYSDVSNDGRDIDKILEQTRKVLIQSGNNPPYVLVPHSLSGLEAIYWAQKYPDEVKSIIALDIGLPHQYVTHKMGLVDSLAVRGINMLTKIGVHRLFPSTTFNPEVIEQDFLTDHEKELYKALSFKQTFNDDMVQELLQSYENSKKSVNLPIPKETPILFLDAVADQNKNSKYTKQKSKDYEEFAEQLNVADVIKIEGTHSIYLYEPEEIYKLSTKFIKKNERPM
- the argS gene encoding arginine--tRNA ligase, translated to MKTKLAQVIATALQDSLTIEEVEALLETPKHAQLGDVAFPCFILAKKYKKSPHTIASELAIKIHGTFIQEVRVENAYINVFYNQLQIAQDIVTQVLVQQSRYGTKEKNGQKVAIDFSSPNIAKPFSMGHLRSTVIGHALANIAEKQGYEANRINHLGDWGTQFGKLIVAYKLWGNKEAIEQNPITELLKIYVKFHDEAEQDDALNDQARQAFKALEDGNEEATALWKWFRDASLSEFNAIYSMLGVHFDSYNGEAFYNDKMQPVVEELTAKALLEQSDGAMVVKLEGMPPSLIMKKDGATLYATRDLAAAIYRYNTYQPAKVYYVVGNEQSLHFKQLFAVLQKMGHTWAANYEHIPFGMMLKDGKKMSTRKGKVVLLADVLRETIEAVTKNIEVKNPQLPNKAQVANEIGIGAVIFNDLKNDRMNDIEFSIEKMVTFEGETGPYVQYTNARIQTLLSKGHFELDAEPILRLDEEAWEIIKLLGTFPAVIETAFIQASPAVIAKFSLGLSRSFNKYYANTKFLTNDLQEKDRLKIANTVSILLEESLRLLGIKAPKEM
- a CDS encoding DUF4179 domain-containing protein; the protein is MTNWDDEKMHQLTEQLNEISVPKQALEQARINAQRQNRRHRKKIRRTWQTVALIVTIFFVFVTSVRVSPAFANAVSKIPGLSPIIELIAFDKGLEDIVANDYYEEILMSETQNELTFTLLGVIADETGMLLSYKIASPNDLQGLTLDHLELELMHGGNPIEAGVGYGWTAHYEPIYEIENTINVTATEPIDYSNRNFELNFKLQKGQEMTFSIPFTLKKEIVKTKHYVVDEKVMVDGQTIEVKSLEISPLRAGIKIAIDPNNTMQILQFNEMKLIDEKGEDWGKIQNGTIGFGGIRDGVVTLFMQSNYFREPKNLTLVIPEIEALPKGEDFITVDFDKQQVLYQPEILDFTIQFKNRNTFFYLIRDVNKQTTFFSQGVDAEGKAVFERSSWRSESDNLYEVGSQFEANEGVMINPVKIMVNSFPNYLKGELKVEVPLGE
- a CDS encoding RNA polymerase sigma factor codes for the protein MKYFEQYKNSEIAEVQNIPEGTVKSRLHKTLRKLRGMVGERSEWE
- a CDS encoding sigma factor translates to MKNEHDAIEAYQEMTYRSLKNIHKLKEPNYLKTWLIRILINICLDMKLKQSRLVLTNEIEQMI